The following coding sequences are from one Sciurus carolinensis chromosome 11, mSciCar1.2, whole genome shotgun sequence window:
- the Chrm1 gene encoding muscarinic acetylcholine receptor M1 gives MNTSAPPAVSPNITVLAPGKGPWQLAFIGITTGLLSLATVTGNLLVLISFKVNTELKTVNNYFLLSLACADLIIGTFSMNLYTTYLLMGHWALGTLACDLWLALDYVASNASVMNLLLISFDRYFSVTRPLSYRAKRTPRRAALMIGLAWLVSFVLWAPAILFWQYLVGERTVLAGQCYIQFLSQPIITFGTAMAAFYLPVTVMCTLYWRIYRETENRARELAALQGSETPGKGGGSSSSSERSQPGAEGSPETPPGRCCRCCRTPRLLQAYSWKEEEEEDEGSMESLTSSEGEEPGSEVVIKMPMVDPEAQAPPKQPPKSSPNTVKRPTRKGRDRAGKSQKPRGKEQLAKRKTFSLVKEKKAARTLSAILLAFILTWTPYNIMVLVSTFCKDCVPETLWELGYWLCYVNSTINPMCYALCNKAFRDTFRLLLLCRWDKRRWRKIPKRPGSVHRTPSRQC, from the coding sequence ATGAACACCTCAGCCCCACCCGCCGTCAGCCCCAACATCACTGTTCTGGCCCCTGGGAAGGGTCCCTGGCAGTTGGCCTTCATCGGGATCACCACGGGCCTCCTGTCACTGGCCACAGTGACAGGCAACTTGCTGGTACTCATCTCCTTCAAGGTCAACACAGAGCTCAAGACAGTCAATAACTACTTCCTGCTGAGCCTCGCCTGTGCCGACCTCATCATCGGCACCTTCTCCATGAACCTCTATACCACGTACCTGCTCATGGGCCACTGGGCTCTGGGCACGCTGGCCTGCGACCTCTGGCTAGCCCTGGACTACGTGGCCAGCAATGCCTCTGTTATGAATCTGCTCCTCATCAGCTTTGACCGCTACTTCTCTGTGACCCGGCCCCTGAGCTACCGTGCCAAGCGCACACCCCGCCGGGCAGCTCTGATGATTGGCCTGGCCTGGCTGGTTTCTTTCGTCCTCTGGGCCCCAGCCATCCTCTTCTGGCAGTACCTGGTAGGGGAGCGGACCGTGCTGGCCGGCCAGTGTTACATCCAGTTCCTCTCCCAACCCATCATCACCTTCGGCACGGCCATGGCCGCCTTCTACCTCCCTGTCACAGTCATGTGCACGCTGTACTGGCGCATCTACCGCGAGACGGAGAACCGGGCCCGGGAGCTGGCGGCCCTTCAGGGCTCCGAAACACCAGGCAAAGGagggggcagcagcagcagctcagaGAGGTCCCAGCCAGGTGCTGAGGGCTCACCAGAGACTCCTCCAGgccgctgctgccgctgctgccgGACCCCCCGGCTGCTGCAGGCCTacagctggaaggaggaagaggaggaggacgaAGGCTCCATGGAGTCCCTCACGTCTTCTGAGGGTGAGGAACCAGGCTCTGAAGTGGTGATCAAGATGCCCATGGTGGACCCTGAGGCACAGGCCCCCCCCAAGCAGCCCCCAAAGAGCTCCCCGAACACAGTCAAGAGGCCCACCCGGAAGGGGCGAGATCGCGCTGGCAAGAGCCAGAAGCCCCGGGGGAAGGAGCAGCTGGCCAAGAGGAAGACCTTCTCGCTGGTCAAGGAGAAGAAGGCGGCTCGGACCCTGAGTGCCATCCTCCTGGCCTTCATCCTCACCTGGACACCGTACAACATCATGGTACTGGTGTCCACCTTCTGCAAGGACTGTGTTCCCGAGACCCTGTGGGAGCTGGGCTACTGGCTGTGCTATGTCAACAGCACCATCAACCCCATGTGCTACGCACTCTGCAACAAAGCTTTCCGGGACACCTTCCGCCTGCTGCTGCTCTGCCGCTGGGACAAGCGACGCTGGCGCAAGATCCCCAAGCGCCCCGGCTCTGTGCACCGCACCCCCTCCCGCCAATGCTGA
- the Slc3a2 gene encoding 4F2 cell-surface antigen heavy chain, translating to MDPEPQEPSTSDLSAPRQPPGALSGPDVQGHSAGGDSGTMSQDAEVDMKEVELNELEPEKQPMNAASGAAVAVAGGGEKNGLVKIKVAEDDAEAEAAAKFTGLSKEELLKVAGSPGWVRTRWALLLLFWLGWLGMLAGAVVIIVQAPRCRELPVQRWWHKGALYRIGDLQAFQGSDAGNLEGLKKHLDYLSTLKVKGLVLGPIHKNQKDDVAGTDLEQIDPALGSKEDFDSFLQLAKKKSIRVILDLTPNYRGENSWFLPTQVDAVAIKMKAALNFWLQADVDGFQLRNVENLTDASLLAEWQNITKSFSEDRLLIAGTDSSNLHQILSVLENAKDMLLTSSYLSRPSSSGEHVKFLVTQYLNATDNRWCSWSLSQAGLLTSFVPTQLLRLYHLLLFTLPGTPVFSYGDEIGLQAAAVPGQPVEAPVMLWDESSLPQSLVNVNLTVKGQNGDPGSFLSLFRRLSDERGKERSLMHGDFHPLSSSAGLFSYVRHWDQNKRFLVVLNFGDMDLPARLGASTLPGSPSLPDRADLLLSTQAGREEGASLELENLNLNPHEGLLLHFPYVA from the exons GCACCATGAGCCAGGACGCCGAGGTGGATATGAAGGAGGTGGAGCTGAATGAGCTGGAACCCGAGAAGCAACCGATGAACGCGGCGTCGGGGGCAGCCGTGGCGGTGGCAGGCGGTGGGGAAAAGAACGGTCTGGTGAAGATCAAGGTGGCCGAAGACGACGCAGAGGCGGAGGCCGCGGCCAAGTTCACGGGCCTATCTAAGGAGGAGCTGTTGAAAGTGGCGGGCAGCCCTGGCTGGGTTCGCACCCGCTGGGCGCTGCTGCTGCTCTTCTGGCTGGGCTGGCTCGGTATGCTGGCCGGCGCCGTGGTCATCATCGTGCAGGCGCCGCGCTGTCGCGAGCTGCCTGTCCAGAGGTGGTGGCACAAAGGCGCCCTCTACCGCATCGGCGACCTTCAGGCCTTCCAGGGCAGCGACGCAGGCAACCTGGAAG GTCTGAAGAAGCATCTTGATTACCTGAGCACTCTGAAAGTAAAGGGCCTTGTGCTGGGCCCAATTCACAAGAACCAGAAGGATGATGTTGCTGGGACCGACTTGGAACAGATAGACCCTGCACTGGGCTCCAAGGAAGATTTTGACAGTTTCCTTCAACTGGCCAAGAAAAAGA GCATTCGAGTCATTCTGGACCTTACTCCCAACTACCGGGGCGAGAACTCATGGTTCCTCCCCACTCAGGTTGACGCTGTAGCCATCAAGATGAAA GCAGCTCTGAATTTTTGGCTGCAGGCTGATGTGGATGGATTCCAACTTCGGAATGTGGAGAATCTGACA GATGCATCCTTATTGGCTGAGTGGCAAAACATCACCAAGAGCTTCAGTGAAGATAG GCTCTTGATTGCAGGGACAGATTCCTCCAATCTGCATCAGATCCTGAGCGTCCTTGAGAATGCCAAGGACATGCTGTTAACCAGCTCATACCTGTCAAGACCCAGTTCCAGTGGGGAGCATGTAAAATTCCTCGTCACCCAGTATTTGAATGCCACTGACAATCGATGGTGTAGCTGGAGT TTGTCTCAAGCAGGGCTCTTGACTTCCTTCGTGCCAACTCAGCTCCTCCGACTCTACCACCTGCTGCTCTTCACTCTGCCAGGGACTCCCGTTTTCAGCTACGGAGATGAGATTGGCCTGCAGGCAGCGGCTGTTCCTGGACAG CCTGTGGAGGCCCCGGTCATGCTGTGGGATGAATCCAGCCTCCCCCAATCTTTAGTAAACGTCAACTTGACAGTGAAG GGCCAGAATGGTGACCCAggctccttcctttccctgttcCGGCGCCTGAGTGATGAGCGGGGTAAAGAGCGCTCCCTGATGCATGGGGACTTCCATCCACTCTCCTCCAGTGCTGGCCTCTTCTCCTATGTCCGCCACTGGGACCAGAATAAGCGTTTCCTGGTGGTGCTTAACTTTGGAGACATGGACCTGCCAGCCAGGCTAGGAGCCTCCACCCTGCCTGGCAGCCCCAGCCTGCCAGACAGGGCTGATCTGCTGCTCAGTACCCAGGCAGGCCGTGAGGAAGGGGCTTCCCTGGAGCTGGAAAACCTGAACCTGAATCCTCATGAGGGGCTCCTGCTGCACTTCCCCTATGTGGCCTGA